In one Methylobacterium sp. SyP6R genomic region, the following are encoded:
- a CDS encoding IS5 family transposase (programmed frameshift), producing MWTPENRQRYDRSKLRYPTDLTDEEWALVAPLLPPARRGGNKRTVDLREVVNGLMYVLGTGCQWRAIPKDLPPRSTVHGYFDLWDYDGTLLRIHHTLYVLCREQAGREASPTAAIIDSQSVKSAEKGGAPIDPSGYDAGKKIKGKKRHLLVDTQGLLMHALVHPADVQDRDGGVWVMATLFSLYPFLLKLYADGGYQGPVFREALERVCRSVTVEIVKRSDQAVGFEVLPKRWIVERTIGWLNRCRRLAKDWGCRTRKALAFLRLCHAENPSPVPGGVPPPDGRVGPRRTRSDRPRP from the exons ATGTGGACGCCTGAGAACCGCCAGCGGTACGACCGCAGCAAGCTTCGCTATCCCACTGATTTGACGGATGAGGAATGGGCGCTTGTTGCTCCCCTTCTCCCGCCGGCTCGACGCGGGGGAAACAAACGAACGGTTGATCTGCGCGAGGTGGTCAACGGCTTGATGTATGTCCTTGGAACGGGGTGCCAATGGCGCGCTATCCCAAAAGATCTACCGCCTCGCTCGACGGTGCATGGCTACTTCGATCTATGGGATTACGACGGAACTCTCCTGCGCATCCATCACACCCTCTACGTTCTCTGCCGCGAACAGGCAGGACGTGAGGCCAGCCCAACGGCAGCGATCATTGACAGCCAGAGCGTCAAGAGCGCGGAAAAAGGGGGCGCAC CGATCGACCCGTCCGGCTATGATGCGGGCAAGAAGATCAAAGGCAAGAAGCGCCATCTCCTCGTCGATACGCAAGGTCTGCTGATGCATGCTCTGGTGCATCCGGCCGACGTGCAGGATCGTGATGGCGGCGTATGGGTCATGGCGACGCTGTTTAGTCTCTACCCGTTCCTGCTGAAGCTGTATGCAGATGGCGGCTACCAGGGGCCGGTGTTCCGGGAGGCGTTGGAACGGGTCTGCCGGTCTGTGACGGTGGAAATCGTCAAGCGGTCGGATCAGGCGGTCGGGTTCGAGGTCCTGCCCAAGCGCTGGATCGTGGAGCGGACGATTGGTTGGCTCAATCGCTGCCGGCGGCTGGCGAAGGATTGGGGGTGCCGCACCCGCAAGGCGCTGGCTTTCCTGCGCCTTTGCCATGCCGAGAACCCGTCCCCCGTACCCGGCGGAGTTCCGCCGCCAGATGGTCGAGTTGGTCCGCGCCGGACGCGATCCGACCGACCTCGCCCGTGA
- a CDS encoding aldo/keto reductase, which yields MDYRTLGRSGLKVSPLCLGTMMFGGPTPDDEAERIVAQAREQGINFIDTANAYTEGRSEEVVGRAIARDRDAWVLATKVANATGKGPNERGLSRAHIVQACEASLKRLNTDRIDLYYLHKEDHETPLAETVRAMADLIRAGKVRYFGVSNHRAWRVAEICRLCDEHGIDRPAASQPYYNALNRMPEVEHLPACAHYGLGVVPYSPLARGVLTAKYRPGEAPPEGTRAGRGDTRMMQTEWRPESLRIAEELKAHAAAKGASVIDFAVAWVLNNRAVTAVIAGPRTLDQWRAYAGALAYRFTPEDEALVDGLVPAGHPSTPGYTDPAYPLEGRTTWTAAAG from the coding sequence GTGGACTATCGCACGCTCGGCCGGTCCGGCCTGAAGGTCTCGCCCCTCTGCCTCGGCACGATGATGTTCGGCGGGCCGACCCCCGACGACGAGGCCGAGCGCATCGTCGCGCAGGCCCGCGAGCAGGGGATCAACTTCATCGACACGGCGAACGCCTATACCGAGGGGCGCTCCGAGGAGGTGGTCGGCCGGGCCATCGCGCGCGACCGCGATGCCTGGGTGCTCGCCACCAAGGTGGCCAACGCGACGGGCAAGGGGCCGAACGAGCGCGGCCTGTCCCGCGCCCACATCGTGCAGGCCTGCGAGGCCAGCCTCAAGCGCCTGAACACCGACCGGATCGACCTCTACTACCTCCACAAGGAGGACCACGAGACGCCGCTCGCAGAGACCGTGCGGGCGATGGCCGACCTGATCCGGGCCGGCAAGGTGCGCTATTTCGGGGTCTCCAACCACCGCGCCTGGCGGGTGGCCGAGATCTGCCGCCTGTGCGACGAGCACGGCATCGACCGGCCGGCGGCGAGCCAGCCGTACTACAACGCCCTCAACCGGATGCCGGAGGTCGAGCACCTGCCGGCCTGCGCCCATTACGGCCTCGGCGTCGTGCCCTATTCGCCGCTCGCCCGCGGCGTGCTGACGGCGAAGTACCGCCCCGGCGAAGCGCCGCCCGAGGGCACCCGCGCCGGGCGCGGCGACACGAGGATGATGCAGACCGAGTGGCGGCCCGAGAGCCTGCGCATCGCCGAGGAGCTGAAAGCGCACGCGGCGGCCAAGGGCGCTTCGGTGATCGACTTCGCGGTGGCCTGGGTGCTCAACAACCGCGCCGTCACGGCGGTGATCGCGGGCCCGCGCACCCTCGACCAGTGGCGTGCTTACGCGGGCGCGCTCGCCTACCGCTTCACCCCGGAGGACGAGGCCCTGGTCGACGGCCTGGTGCCGGCGGGCCACCCCTCGACCCCGGGCTACACCGATCCGGCCTATCCGCTCGAGGGCCGGACCACCTGGACGGCGGCGGCAGGGTGA
- a CDS encoding sigma-70 family RNA polymerase sigma factor yields MTPSTKARPDETDPDRTTPGRDEAPALAAGIQAHLGASLRAAYADAALPPSAQMEALVARLVAALAGLDAAPAEAFRRDLLGEVPRLRRRALTLCNNHARADDLVQETLLKAWAAQDRFVPGTYLSAWLYTILRNSFYSEHQKRVREVGDPDGLFAASLVALPAQHGTLELRDVQAALDRLVPDQREALLLSAVHDLSYEDIATAMECRVGTVKSRINRARARLAELLG; encoded by the coding sequence ATGACGCCGTCGACCAAGGCACGTCCGGACGAGACCGATCCGGACCGGACGACCCCCGGGCGCGACGAGGCGCCCGCCCTGGCGGCCGGCATCCAGGCCCATCTCGGCGCGAGCCTGCGCGCCGCCTACGCCGATGCCGCGCTCCCTCCTTCCGCGCAGATGGAGGCACTGGTCGCGCGCCTCGTCGCAGCGCTCGCCGGCCTCGACGCCGCACCGGCGGAGGCCTTTCGCCGCGACCTGCTGGGGGAGGTGCCGCGGCTGCGTCGCCGGGCCCTGACCCTGTGCAACAACCACGCCCGCGCCGACGACCTGGTGCAGGAGACCCTGCTCAAGGCCTGGGCGGCGCAGGACCGGTTCGTGCCGGGCACCTACCTCTCGGCCTGGCTCTACACCATCCTGCGCAACAGCTTCTATTCCGAGCACCAGAAGCGCGTACGCGAGGTCGGCGATCCCGACGGGCTGTTCGCCGCGAGCCTGGTCGCCCTGCCGGCGCAGCACGGTACCCTCGAGCTGCGCGACGTGCAGGCCGCCCTCGACCGTCTGGTGCCGGACCAGCGCGAGGCCCTGCTGCTCTCCGCCGTGCACGACCTCTCCTACGAGGACATCGCGACGGCGATGGAATGCCGGGTCGGGACCGTGAAGAGCCGGATCAACCGCGCCCGGGCGCGGCTCGCCGAGCTTTTGGGCTGA
- a CDS encoding MFS transporter, producing the protein MQAVPGALPRFLLVYAVLYAGYGLTTPFLPALLAERGLTPTEVGLVLAAGTGIRLVAGPLAGRIADRLAAGRGVLAACAALSGASALLYLAGHGLAGLLLAGLAHAAATAPLAPLADALALPASRASRFAYGTVRGAGSAAFIAGTLAAGQVTALIGLAALPVAGAAAFAGLSCATLRLPAAATAAGVPVTAGAGLLLRSPSFLRLVAVAALVIGSHAVHDAFAVIRWRAAGLSPATASLLWAEAVAAEVLVFLVVGPPLLARLGPAGALALAACAGALRWSVAALTVAVPALVGIQALHGLTFALLHLAAMQILGRTVPPALAATAQTLYGTLGLGLATTLATLAAGPLYGGLGAGAFWVMAGACAAAVPLVRGLATEDLQPKDLPAGNWSMVNLAVEDSADRSAGEREAPR; encoded by the coding sequence ATGCAGGCCGTTCCAGGCGCGCTGCCGCGCTTCCTCCTCGTCTACGCCGTGCTCTATGCCGGTTACGGCCTCACGACGCCGTTCCTGCCCGCACTCCTCGCCGAGCGCGGACTCACCCCCACCGAGGTCGGGCTGGTGCTCGCCGCCGGCACCGGCATCCGCCTCGTGGCCGGTCCCCTAGCGGGCCGCATCGCCGACCGGCTCGCCGCCGGACGCGGCGTGCTCGCGGCCTGCGCCGCGCTCTCGGGCGCGAGCGCCCTCCTCTACCTCGCCGGCCACGGATTGGCCGGGCTGCTGCTCGCCGGCCTCGCCCACGCGGCCGCGACGGCGCCGCTCGCCCCGCTCGCGGACGCCCTGGCCCTGCCGGCGTCGAGGGCGTCCCGCTTCGCCTACGGAACCGTGCGGGGCGCGGGCTCGGCCGCCTTCATCGCCGGCACCCTGGCGGCCGGGCAGGTCACGGCGCTGATCGGCCTCGCGGCTCTGCCGGTGGCGGGCGCCGCCGCCTTCGCGGGCCTGAGCTGCGCGACGCTGCGCCTGCCGGCCGCCGCGACCGCCGCCGGGGTGCCGGTCACGGCCGGGGCCGGGCTGCTCCTGCGCTCGCCCAGTTTTCTGCGCCTCGTCGCGGTGGCGGCCCTGGTGATCGGCAGCCACGCGGTGCACGACGCCTTCGCGGTGATCCGCTGGCGCGCGGCGGGCTTGAGCCCGGCGACCGCGAGCCTGCTCTGGGCCGAGGCGGTGGCGGCGGAGGTGCTGGTCTTCCTCGTCGTCGGCCCGCCGCTCCTCGCCCGCCTCGGCCCCGCCGGCGCCCTGGCGCTGGCAGCTTGCGCCGGGGCCTTACGCTGGTCGGTGGCGGCGCTCACCGTCGCGGTGCCGGCCCTCGTCGGCATCCAGGCCCTGCACGGGCTGACCTTCGCGCTCCTGCACCTCGCGGCGATGCAGATCCTCGGCCGGACCGTGCCGCCGGCCCTCGCGGCGACGGCCCAGACCCTCTACGGCACCCTCGGCCTCGGCCTTGCCACCACCCTGGCGACGCTGGCCGCCGGGCCGCTCTACGGCGGCCTCGGGGCGGGGGCGTTCTGGGTCATGGCGGGAGCCTGCGCGGCGGCCGTGCCGCTAGTGCGAGGCTTGGCGACAGAAGACTTGCAGCCAAAAGACTTGCCGGCGGGGAACTGGTCGATGGTGAACTTGGCGGTCGAGGACTCGGCGGACCGGTCCGCCGGGGAACGGGAGGCCCCGCGGTAG
- a CDS encoding mandelate racemase/muconate lactonizing enzyme family protein, protein MRITAIRDIVAPIKSDIANAWIDFSTMTASVVAVVTDRVVDGRPVVGFGFNSNGRYAPQGLLRERFIPRLLAAGPDDLLGEDGLIDPHRAWGAMMRNEKPGGHGERSVAVGVLDMALWDALAKAKGVPLWRLLADRYRGGDADPTAWVYAAGGYCYPGKGLDALQDEMRSYLDRGYSTVKMKVGLVPLDEDVARIEAVLDVLGGDGSRLCVDVNGRFTLEEAIRFGRAVAPYGLRWYEEPVDPLDYLAHAALATTYDGALATGENLFSHQDARNLIRHGGLRPDRDILQFDPALSYGLVEYLRTLDVLRAHGWSPRRCVPHGGHQFALNIAVGLGLGGNESYPDVFAPFGGFADAVPVADSRVAMPDLPGIGFEAKSALYAVMRVLEQG, encoded by the coding sequence ATGCGCATCACCGCCATCCGCGACATCGTCGCGCCGATCAAGTCGGACATCGCCAACGCCTGGATCGACTTCTCGACCATGACGGCGAGCGTGGTCGCGGTGGTGACCGACCGGGTGGTCGACGGTCGCCCGGTCGTCGGCTTCGGCTTCAACTCCAACGGTCGCTACGCGCCGCAGGGGCTGTTGCGCGAGCGCTTCATCCCGCGCCTCCTGGCCGCCGGCCCGGACGATCTCCTGGGCGAGGACGGTCTGATCGACCCGCACCGGGCTTGGGGCGCGATGATGAGGAACGAGAAGCCCGGCGGCCACGGCGAGCGCTCGGTGGCGGTCGGCGTCCTCGACATGGCCCTGTGGGACGCGCTGGCCAAGGCGAAGGGCGTGCCGCTCTGGCGGCTGCTGGCCGACCGCTACCGCGGCGGCGACGCCGATCCGACGGCCTGGGTCTACGCGGCGGGCGGCTACTGCTACCCGGGCAAGGGCCTCGACGCCCTTCAGGACGAGATGCGCTCCTATCTCGACCGCGGCTACAGCACCGTGAAGATGAAGGTCGGGCTGGTGCCGCTCGACGAGGATGTCGCCCGGATCGAGGCGGTGCTGGACGTGCTCGGCGGCGACGGCTCGCGCCTCTGCGTCGACGTCAACGGCCGCTTCACCCTGGAGGAGGCGATCCGCTTCGGCCGGGCGGTCGCGCCCTACGGCCTGCGCTGGTACGAGGAGCCGGTCGATCCCCTCGACTACCTGGCCCATGCCGCGCTCGCCACGACCTATGACGGGGCGCTCGCCACCGGCGAGAATCTGTTCTCGCACCAGGATGCCCGCAACCTGATCCGCCACGGCGGCTTGAGGCCCGACCGGGACATCCTGCAATTCGATCCCGCCCTGTCCTACGGGCTGGTCGAGTACCTGCGCACCCTCGACGTGCTGCGCGCCCATGGCTGGTCGCCGCGCCGCTGCGTGCCCCACGGGGGGCATCAATTCGCCCTCAACATCGCGGTGGGCCTCGGGCTCGGCGGCAACGAGAGCTACCCGGACGTCTTCGCCCCGTTCGGGGGCTTTGCCGATGCGGTGCCGGTGGCGGACAGCCGCGTCGCGATGCCGGACCTGCCCGGCATCGGCTTCGAGGCGAAATCCGCGCTCTACGCGGTGATGCGGGTGCTGGAGCAGGGGTGA
- a CDS encoding invasion associated locus B family protein has product MSPCRPSLASLLVLAALVAGPARAQEEPAGEAPAAEAPPAHKPAPKPRRPAPKPAPAPKAEAAPAAVAAPTGAWPNGASAVSEVYGDWTISCTRDNDKRQCQLLQAQGVAQTGQRRFSIELNAPQDGRSTGLLLMPLGLSIDPGVTFKLDDATLGKGAPYTSCVQAGCIVPISFPTVATDAMKTAVNLRVTGTKPNGEAETITVPLAGFAAALARMSQLLS; this is encoded by the coding sequence ATGTCGCCCTGCCGCCCGTCCCTCGCCAGCCTCCTGGTCCTCGCCGCCCTCGTCGCAGGGCCCGCGCGTGCCCAGGAGGAACCCGCCGGCGAGGCCCCGGCGGCCGAGGCCCCTCCGGCCCACAAGCCCGCGCCGAAGCCCCGCCGCCCTGCGCCGAAGCCCGCGCCGGCCCCGAAGGCCGAGGCGGCACCCGCCGCGGTCGCGGCCCCGACCGGAGCCTGGCCCAACGGCGCGAGCGCGGTCAGCGAAGTCTACGGCGACTGGACCATCAGTTGCACCCGCGACAACGACAAGCGCCAGTGCCAGCTGTTGCAGGCGCAAGGGGTGGCCCAGACCGGGCAGCGCCGCTTCAGCATCGAGCTGAACGCCCCCCAGGACGGCCGCAGTACCGGTCTTCTGCTGATGCCGCTCGGCCTGTCGATCGATCCCGGCGTGACCTTCAAGCTCGACGACGCGACCCTCGGCAAGGGCGCGCCCTACACCTCCTGCGTCCAGGCCGGTTGCATCGTGCCGATCAGCTTCCCGACGGTGGCCACCGACGCGATGAAGACCGCCGTGAACCTGCGCGTCACCGGCACCAAGCCCAACGGCGAGGCCGAGACCATCACGGTGCCGCTCGCGGGATTCGCCGCCGCGCTCGCCCGGATGTCGCAGCTTTTGAGCTGA